The Lycium ferocissimum isolate CSIRO_LF1 chromosome 1, AGI_CSIRO_Lferr_CH_V1, whole genome shotgun sequence genome includes a region encoding these proteins:
- the LOC132068668 gene encoding RING-H2 finger protein ATL2 — protein MDEDEYSSSTLPTCCDPPHYAFSGKLMFISVLIFFIVCLLIAFFHLYINRFRHRRNHHRNLDLPVKVPVSQGLDPSVIKALPVFVYKVECYQSLVECPVCLEGFEDGEKGRVLPKCSHCFHCECIDMWFQSHDSCPVCRAPVQPLVKLNEVKENSSELGREGEVVIMVHDSN, from the coding sequence ATGGACGAGGACGAGTACTCATCATCTACACTACCAACTTGTTGTGACCCTCCACACTATGCTTTCTCTGGCAAACTCATGTTTATCTCTGTCCTCATTTTCTTCATCGTTTGTCTTCTTATTGCTTTCTTCCACCTTTACATTAACCGTTTTCGCCACCGGCGTAACCACCACCGGAATCTTGATTTACCGGTGAAGGTTCCGGTTTCTCAAGGGCTTGATCCTTCGGTGATAAAAGCACTACCCGTATTTGTTTACAAGGTGGAATGTTACCAGTCTTTGGTTGAGTGTCCTGTGTGTTTGGAGGGATTTGAAGATGGAGAAAAGGGTCGGGTTTTACCTAAGTGTAGTCATTGTTTTCATTGTGAGTGTATTGATATGTGGTTTCAGTCTCATGATAGCTGTCCAGTTTGTCGAGCTCCAGTTCAACCGTTGGTGAAACTGAATGAAGTGAAGGAAAATTCAAGTGAATTAGGAAGAGAAGGTGAAGTTGTAATAATGGTTCATGATAGTAATTAG
- the LOC132047714 gene encoding uncharacterized protein LOC132047714, translating into MEKIQHKNVSVNGIKMHVAEIGEGPAVLFLHGFPELWYSWRHQMLYLSNKGYRAIAPDLRGYGDTDCPTDISSYTAFHIVGDLVALLDVLGLEQVFLVGHDWGAIIAWYFCLFRPDRIKALVNLSVAFNRRNPLRKPVDSLRELFGDDYYMCRFQEPGKVEEEFASADTAKLIKGFLSSRSLRPPCVPKEIGFQVIAQSPETLPSWITEEDVHYYAEKLKKTGFTGGLNYYRNLDRNWELTAPFSGCKIQVPTKFVVGDLDLTYHVPGTKEYIHNGGFKKDVPNLEEVVVMEGVAHFINQERADEISAHIYDFIQRF; encoded by the exons ATGGAGAAAATACAGCACAAAAATGTATCAGTTAATGGCATAAAAATGCATGTAGCAGAAATTGGTGAAGGTCCAGCAGTTTTATTCCTACATGGTTTCCCTGAACTATGGTATTCATGGAGGCACCAAATGTTATACCTTTCTAACAAAGGTTACAGAGCCATTGCTCCTGATCTTCGTGGCTATGGTGACACTGATTGTCCAACAGATATCAGTAGTTACACTGCTTTCCATATTGTTGGTGACTTAGTTGCTCTTTTGGATGTTCTTGGTTTAGAGCAAGTGTTCTTAGTTGGACATGATTGGGGTGCTATAATTGCTTGGTATTTCTGCTTGTTTCGTCCTGATCGTATCAAGGCTTTGGTTAATCTGAGTGTTGCGTTCAATCGTAGAAACCCTTTAAGGAAACCAGTGGATAGCTTGAGAGAGTTGTTTGGTGATGACTATTATATGTGTAGATTTCAG GAACCTGGGAAAGTGGAAGAGGAATTTGCTTCTGCTGATACTGCAAAACTCATTAAAGGATTTCTTTCTTCACGTAGTTTACGCCCACCTTGCGTTCCCAAAGAGATAGGCTTTCAGGTCATTGCGCAGTCACCAGAGACATTACCCTCATGGATAACAGAGGAAGATGTGCATTATTATGctgagaaattaaaaaaaacaggCTTCACTGGAGGATTGAACTACTACCGGAATCTGGACAG AAATTGGGAGCTTACAGCACCATTTAGTGGATGcaaaattcaagttccaacaaaGTTTGTGGTGGGTGACCTGGACCTGACGTACCACGTTCCTGGAACCAAGGAGTATATTCACAATGGTGGTTTCAAGAAAGACGTTCCTAATTTGGAGGAGGTTGTTGTAATGGAGGGAGTAGCTCACTTCATCAACCAAGAAAGGGCTGATGAAATAAGTGCCCACATTTATGATTTTATTCAGAGGTTTTAA
- the LOC132047706 gene encoding probable pectinesterase/pectinesterase inhibitor 41: protein MAKSSKFFLVHFTFFCTTLLLLVPILFSQSSFAADVPSKSPVPPSVICKSTPYPSFCRSSVLPPSGTPNENVYGYGRKSIRKSLSSSRKFLSLIQKYLRKSKKLTITAVRALEDCQFLATLNMEYLSSSFKTVNATSKILPALQADDVQTMLSAILTNTQTCLDGLQATSSAWSVRNGLVAPLSNDTKLYSVSLALFTKGWVPNKKKGPKNRHNPKKHLFKNGRLPLKMSARNQAIFETVSRRNLLQQEENDDQVLVNDIVIVNQDGSGNFTTINDAVAAAPNNTKVGSGYYLIYITKGVYEEYVAIAKNKKYLMMIGDGINQTIITGNHSFVDGWTTFNSSTFSVVGLGFVAVDITFQNTAGAIKHQAVAVRNGADLSTFYSCSFEAYQDTLYVHSLRQFYRECDIYGTVDFIFGNAAAVFQNCNIYPRLPLPNQFNAITAQGRSDINQNTGISIHNCTIRPADDLALSNGTTKTYLGRPWKEYSRTIYMQSYMDDFIHPTGWHDWSGDFALNTSYYAEFNNTGPGANTTDRVTWPAIQILNATDAVNFTVSGFLVADDWLPQTGVPYFNSLL from the exons ATGGCAAAAAGTTCTAAGTTCTTTTTAGttcatttcacatttttttgCACTACTCTTTTGCTACTTGTCCCAATTTTATTTTCTCAATCTTCTTTTGCTGCTGATGTACCTTCGAAAAGCCCTGTTCCTCCCTCTGTTATTTGCAAATCCACTCCATATCCTTCCTTTTGTAGATCTTCTGTTCTACCACCTTCAGGCACCCCCAATGAAAATGTCTATGGCTACGGTAGAAAATCCATCCGAAAATCACTCTCTTCATCTCGTAAATTCCTCTCCCTTATCCAAAAATACCttagaaaatccaaaaaattaacaataacCGCTGTCCGTGCACTAGAAGATTGCCAATTTCTAGCAACACTCAACATGGAATAtttgtcttcttcttttaaAACCGTTAACGCGACGTCGAAAATTCTCCCTGCTTTACAGGCTGACGATGTGCAAACTATGTTAAGTGCCATTTTAACAAACACACAAACTTGTTTAGATGGACTTCAAGCAACATCATCTGCTTGGAGTGTAAGAAATGGCTTAGTCGCCCCACTTTCTAATGATACCAAACTTTATAGTGTTTCATTAGCTTTATTCACAAAAGGATGGGTTCCAAACAAGAAAAAGGGGCCAAAAAATCGTCACAACCCAAAAAAGCATTTGTTCAAAAACGGGAGATTGCCATTGAAAATGTCTGCACGAAACCAAGCAATTTTCGAGACGGTAAGTCGAAGAAATCTGCTGCAACAGGAGGAAAATGATGATCAGGTTCTTGTGAATGACATTGTGATTGTAAATCAAGATGGAAGTGGGAATTTCACTACGATTAATGATGCTGTTGCCGCTGCTCCAAATAATACAAAGGTTGGGTCAGGGTACTATctcatatacatcacaaaaggTGTGTATGAGGAGTATGTCGCAATTGCTAAGAACAAGAAGTATTTGATGATGATTGGTGATGGAATTAATCAGACCATCATTACGGGCAATCATAGCTTTGTTGATGGATGGACAACGTTTAATTCCTCTACATTTT CCGTGGTTGGTCTAGGATTTGTCGCGGTCGACATTACGTTTCAAAACACGGCTGGAGCAATCAAACATCAAGCAGTTGCAGTCCGAAATGGTGCTGATTTATCCACATTCTACAGTTGCAGCTTCGAGGCGTACCAAGACACATTATACGTACACTCCCTCAGGCAATTTTACAGAGAGTGCGACATATATGGCACTGTCGATTTCATATTTGGTAACGCGGCTGCAGTTTTCCAGAACTGCAACATCTACCCGCGACTCCCTTTGCCTAATCAGTTCAATGCGATAACAGCTCAGGGCAGATCGGACATAAACCAAAACACTGGAATTTCAATCCATAATTGCACAATTAGACCTGCAGATGACTTAGCATTGAGCAATGGTACCACGAAAACATATCTTGGTAGGCCATGGAAAGAGTACTCGAGGACGATTTATATGCAATCTTATATGGATGATTTTATTCATCCAACAGGATGGCACGATTGGTCTGGAGATTTCGCGCTAAACACGTCGTATTATGCAGAGTTTAATAACACTGGACCAGGAGCAAATACTACAGATAGAGTTACATGGCCTGCAATTCAAATTTTGAATGCTACTGATGCTGTTAATTTTACAGTATCTGGTTTTCTAGTCGCGGATGATTGGTTGCCACAGACTGGTGTGCCATACTTCAATAGTTTACTGTAA